CTTCGAACAGCGAGACGGCGTTATCGGCGGTCACTTCGGCCTGGATGGCGGTTACGCGCGCCTCGGGGTCGATGTCCAGCAGGTTCTCCCGCAGGGCCTGGACCTTGGGCATGCCCACTTGCCGGGCGAAGAAGAACTGGCGGTTCAAGTTGCTCGGCTCCACCACGTCGTGGTCCACCACGGTGAGGTCGGCGAAGCCGGAGCGCACCAGCATCCAGGCGCAGTTGGAGCCAAGGCCGCCAGCGCCCGCGATGCCCACGCGCAGGGCGCGGATGCGGGCAAGGTCGGCTTGGGTCAGGTAGCGGGAGAGGCCGGAGCGCAGCTGGTTCATGGCTCGAATCTACTGTTACTGCCAGTCCTTGTATACCGGCTGGTAGCCCTGGGACTGGAACATGGCGGCCATCTCCGCCACGCTGCGGTCGTCGGAGATCTCGAACTGGCCCGGGTCGCTCTGGCCCGTGGCCCTTCCCCCAACCGAAGTGCTCACCCCGGCGGACATGCGCGTCACGCCCAGGCGCAGCAGGTTGTCGCGCAGCCCGGGCCTCTCCCGCGAGGAGAGGGTGATTCCGGCGCGGGGCATGAAGATGCGCAGGGCCGCGATGTACTGCACCAGGTCGCGGTCGCCGACCTCCACCTTGGGCTGGAAGCCGCCGGTCTGGGGCCTGATGCGCGGCACCGAGACGTTTACCTCCACCGAGGGGTACGCGC
This genomic stretch from Fundidesulfovibrio soli harbors:
- the thiF gene encoding sulfur carrier protein ThiS adenylyltransferase ThiF, translating into MNQLRSGLSRYLTQADLARIRALRVGIAGAGGLGSNCAWMLVRSGFADLTVVDHDVVEPSNLNRQFFFARQVGMPKVQALRENLLDIDPEARVTAIQAEVTADNAVSLFEGCHAIVEAFDKASAKRMLAEAHMGRDVLLVAASGLAGCGDADAIVTRRVRKSFYIVGDLASEAGPDNPPLAPKVTLAAAKQADIVLAFALGRLP